A region of the Dermacentor albipictus isolate Rhodes 1998 colony chromosome 4, USDA_Dalb.pri_finalv2, whole genome shotgun sequence genome:
CTGTGATGAGACAGGCCTGTTTTATAAGATGTCCAGGGAACCCTGCCACGGGGGAAAGCATAGCAAGGAGCGTCTGGTTGTCGTGGGAGGCCACATGTCAAGGACAAAGAAGCTTTTGCTCCTCATTTTAAGCAAGTAAAAACATCCGAGATCTCTTAAAGAGGTTAGGTCACTGTCTGTCTGGTACGAGGCAAACTGCAAGGCGTGGATAACGCAAGATGTTTTTGAAAAGTACATACTGTAACTCAACCAGAAATACAAGCTTCAGAAATGCAAGGTGCTGAAGTTCACAAACTGGCATGCCCACAGGCATATAAACAAGCTAAAGGCTATTGATATAAGGCATTTGCTGCCAAATACTACAAGTGTGTTGCAGTCCATGGACCAGGGCGTGATTAAGAACTTGAAGATTCACTACCAATCGCACCTCTTGAATCGTGTGCTATTGTGTGTGGACCGCGACAAAAACTACCTACGTTGTGGATTTTCTCTTGGCCATCAGAATCCTGTCTGATGCCTGGAAGGCAGTGACGCCGGACACAATCCCCAACTGTTTTCGTCAACAGGATTTGTCCTTGATAATGAGGACAGTACCACAGTCCACGACCCACTGCAGATGGGATTCTGCCTGCCGCAGCAATGGACATTATCGATAACTTCCATGCTAGTGGAGTCAACATCCTCGCTGTTATGTCTCAACAGTTCAACTTTGACAACAGTTCAACTTGCTGTGGAGTGCCACCACAGCTTATTACTGTTCAAGAGAAGCATCATAAGTAAAATATAGCaagtgtgacgaagaagatcggcacgCTGAAAAGCCCCCTTGCCCCATCgcatggctcgtacccagttcgttcttTGGCTGCGCCCTAGCTGCTGATGCTGCGTGTGTCGCTACTGCTCTGTGACCCAAATAAACCCCTTTACACAAGCAACACCTGGCTACCTCAGCCAGCCATAGACAATTGAGCACTCTGAATATCGCAACTTTCATTCAAGCCGCGCTGAATGCTGTAAGAACTTAATATAAGGGGAGAGGACGACGAGAGACTGCAGCCTCTTGACTGCATCAATGTTCATTGGTTACGTTTAAAAATGAAGGTAAGCAATCCTGCCACAAACTCTGTCTCAGTTCATAACAGGATACACAAAAAGTGGCAATTATGGATTAATTATACATGTTCCTTTCTACGCCACAGTTAAAGCATGGCAGTCAGTACTATAAtgctgacaaagaaaaaaaaacttgaagaTAGAGGTAAAGGGCTAACTGCAGCTAGTGCATGCGATAGGATGCAGTAAGGAAGCCATCACTTACCCCCTTGCCCGGCCGACAATGTCCTTCTTGTCGAGCCACATCTGGCCAGGAGCATATAGGCCTCGGTCATCAACTGAGTTGTTATCCCCCTTGGTGAGAATCTTCACTGACCCATCACCCCTGTGTGCAAGGCAAAGGAAACCAAAAGTCCGATAAGTCATCATAAGAACAATCGGTGCATAACAAAGTTCAGTGTGTGAGAAACTTGAAAGGCCCGGATATTAAACAatacaaaacaagaaatgaaaacgaCAGCAACTATAGCAAAAAGGTTAAAATGTCTTGGCTGCTAACGAAAACCTTGTTCACAAAGTGAACAGGGATCTTATGTCCAAACACGGGTCAAAATTATGTTACCTAATTCGAATCCCAGTCTTTTTCATTTGACTTTGTAGGCAGGCAATAGCTGCGGACTGCCTGCTTTTTTTTGTGAAGGCACCGATACAGCCCGATGTAACGCGGGCAAGCACAATGGCAAAAAGTGCACAATCTACTGTCTAGAATGATGGCAGAGCCAGAATCACTGCCGGCCTTTGGCACACTATGACGCACTGGAAGAAAAAACATGTCTTATCTCACGCTGaagccgctagaccagaatgcattGCGAGCTAGCTTGGTAGCCAGCAGCATGCTGGGCTATCAAACAAAAAAGTGCTCCCTCGCTGTGCACTTATACGTAGGGGCTGTGGCAACAGCTGATCGGCACATTCCCTTGCGCTGTTTAGCTATCATGAATTCATACCGACTCACTCAACCTTCACTGCTTTAAATATTATAAGGCGTAATTGTTTTAATTCGATGCTCACTCTTTATGGGAAAGCGTTTTGCATTTGGTTTGCCAGGGCATGTTACTGCTCTCGGCAGAAGGAAACAAAGAATTGGCATGCAGTGTGCACCAATGACAGTGATCTAGTGCGTCACTGAAAATGAGCGAATACACACCAATAATAGCAGCAAGGCCCCGTAAAACTACACAGAAATCTCATCATTTCATTCCATTTATAGGCCCGAAGGCAGTGAACAAGAGGGGGGGCAATACAAACATATGTAAAGGAGGTTATGTACAAATGAAACTAAGAGCCACATAATAAGGGTGTCGTGTCATCTGGCGATGGAGAACCGTGTCACTGCAGTGACACAATGCTCAGGGCATGATGACAAAGAGAGGTGGATAGAACATCACACCAGGCCAGGACAGCTTCCAAAGCAGTAGACGGAGGGGATGCCCATGAAGATGAGGTGGGGACAGTCTTCCATTGTTGATAACACTGCTCATAACCCGTAGCACATGCACAAACTTTTCATCATAGTGCTTTCTAGAGGTGATGTGCTAATTGCCAgacatatacagtcaaacccacttataacgataccggttccAACAATAAATTGGTTATAAccatgagaagctgctgcactgtcaacttctgtatgttttccatggtgaaacaACCCACTTATTACAATGCCCTAACCCCGCATtgtcggttataacgatgaagacTGGCTGCTAGTTGTCcatgccgaaaggtagtgaaatgtgcAATTcttgaatagaaaaaaaaaacgagaaattcAAGCTACTGTAAGATGGcccgctgctccaacagccgccaCGCGCTCATTTTCCGGCTTTCTTCACGCACCTCTCTCCTGTCGCCCTTCCACCTCTCCAAACCCGAATGGGATGCGCCCAAAGGTCTATGCCatgccaccctccgaaacacaaatggaccgCACCAACTGCACTGCTCTCATTgttcgctggctcctcattcagcgcagttctgcaagcagcttaatcgctcgcgttcgtctttgttggttgcgtcaaAACTGTTCCTCGCCACATGGTTTCTCAGTCTCATTTGATTTGCTGccgaaacagaagatggctgatccacccgctgatcattggcaatgcccggcgttgccagtgaaaagaaagcgtaTGGCTATAGATTTTGAAACTAAGTGGTTCTGACCGATGAAGCGATTGTAgcgaacatgcttgcatcagGTAGCGATGGCGACGACTGCAGTgatgatgcggtagggcagggtgcctcaacgttgtcctcacaggaagcccggcagatgattcagtccctccaggGATTCATCTTTGCGAGGAACCTCCCGCTGCACCacatggagcacctggatgccttggagtaggatgtcggcaagcgtcgcgtaaagcatgcaaggacAATGGACATGGGGCTTTCTCGTGCAAGCTAGTGAGAAGTGCGTGGCAAGATACTTGTGGGAGTCTCACTTCAGAATTTCTCCTGGATTTCACAAGCCAACAGGCTGCCGCAGCAGCCTTCTCAGATTGTTTAAAAGGCCCTTTTTGCCATCACCAAAACGATGCCCCAGACGTGTTCGCACATTGCTTGCTTCCAGTGACCCCCTCTTTGCAATTGTTACAGCAGTGTCATTttttaacgccgacagccgcggcttgttacatgCGATCAGAGTGCCCAGGAAACAGTTAAACGAAGGAACCCAATCAGCAGCCAAATGGAGGAAGGTGGtcgggaggggcactggcctgcCTGCCATTATAGCTTTCCCATATCAGCTCTGCCATctcccatttttattttttcgtgcaacccagttataacaattatcggttataacaatggaattttcctGGCACTTCAATAATGTTAGAAGTGGGCTCAACTTTACCATACCTTTTATGAAAAGTGTTTCAAGGCCCTTTTAGCTCCTTTCACCAATAATCTGAATAGTTAAGACCTTTATCTGGTTCCGTCAGATGCAGTGCACTTTCTTTAAATGAAGGTTGGATAATATGAGCAGAGTTCCAACATTCTGTTATGTTCGGTGAAAAAGGAGATGGCACTGTATGCTGTGATCATGTAGAACGAGTTGACATGCAAGACTTGTTTCAATTTCCGTGAGCTATTCCAACTGCAGCCTGCAATTGAAACATGCCAAAGGAACCTAGAAAATTTTGCATGCAACAAACTTCTTTTGCAATCAGTGATTACAGCAAGATGTCCTATACAAGTTCAGCCACAACAGACTCACTTTTCGTGCAGCTTGAGCACCCTGTGAACAATGGGAATGTCACGGCCCTCCACTTTGAAGACCACTATGTCGCCAACGCGGATTGGGTCTTCCTTGTAGTTCGTCAGGAAGAGCAGGTCTCCGCGATGGAATGCTGGCTCCATGCTCCCACTGACCACagtaaagaagagagaaaaaaacgaaatggTACACAATTACTGAAGTTTGCAGTCTTTGAATCCTTGCATTACTTCACAAAGTGCATGCCATAGAAGCGATTTAGCTCTATGTCATACTAGAAATGGATGGGCTTTCCGAAGGGATacatgtaatttattttattAGGTGCCTCAATTCTTACTACTTCATTCTATGGTAAAATATCTGGATATTTCAAAGGAACTTCATGAGATGGCAGTGCCACTAGAGGTCCATTCTATAGGATAAATGGAGCACACAAGTTATCCACACGCAAAACTTCTGCAAATCTTCATGAATACTCATTGAACATGGATTAGTATGCCTGAAAGATATCTGAGTTGTGCCGGCATGGCTTCTGCCTTCCAAGTATATGATTGCATGTATTCATGTCTGCATACCTGCTAGTTGTTGTGGGCAAACTGCTGAGGTCAACCTTCTTATTTGTTGCATTTGCTGTGCTTCTTTCTGCTTTACATTTCAAGGCCCACAATACTACATCGTCATAGCTTTACGCTCTTTATATTTAGCTCGCATGCCCACTTCGACATTTTTTTATGTGGAACATCTTTCAGTTCAGTTTGCACAGTTAGCTTGCTAAAACCGTATGCAACAAACATGTAGTACTATTATCGCTTATAGCTTTGCAACCGTACTACCCACATGCCTTACTTTGGTATCATTGCgtagaggaaagaagccattacaTGAATATGCACGAGGCACATGTACAGATGGTGCCGTTGTC
Encoded here:
- the twr gene encoding signal peptidase complex catalytic subunit SEC11A; this translates as MFGGMLDDLKRMNKRQLLYQVLNFGMIVSSALMIWKGLMVVTGSGSPIVVVLSGSMEPAFHRGDLLFLTNYKEDPIRVGDIVVFKVEGRDIPIVHRVLKLHEKGDGSVKILTKGDNNSVDDRGLYAPGQMWLDKKDIVGRARGFVPYVGIVTILMNDYPKFKFLVLGCLGLFVLVHRE